DNA sequence from the Cohnella herbarum genome:
CAACCCCGCTCTCATAGTCGGAAAAAGCGACTATGGCGAAGCAATCCCAACCAACCCCGCGCTCATAGTCGGAAAAAGCGATTATAGCGAGGAGAAACTAACCAACCCCGCTCTCATAGTCGGAAAAAGCGACTATACGAGACGAATCCAACCACCCACTCACCCCCACGCCCGTAGTCGAAAAATCCGACCATGTCTAGTCAACTCAACCCACCCCCGCCGCGTAGTCGTTTCGCAAATGGGAGGAAGCTTACGCGAATACGAGGGTTGCGACTGCGTCTGAACGGATATAAATGAGTATACGGAGCGGAAGGGGGCTGGATGACGATATGGACATCTACGGCGATATCAAAAAGGGAGAAAAAGGCGCATGGGTCAGCATAGGAGCCTACCTTGTGCTTTCCGGCCTAAAACTAGCGGCGGGATGGGCATTCTCGTCCGAAGCGTTGTTGGCGGACGGGTTCAACAACGTCACCGATATCGTGGCGTCCGTGGCCGTGTTAATCGGCCTCAAGATTTCCCGCCGTCCCCCGGATGCTAACCATCCATACGGCCACTTGCGCGCGGAGACGATCGCTGCGTTGCTCGCTTCTTTCATTATGGCGACGGTAGGCTTACAAGTCGGGCAAGCCGCAGTTCGCAACTTATGGAATGGTCATTATTCGGAGCCCGACCTTGCCGCGGGTTGGATAGCGATTGCCGCAGCGGCGGCGATGTTCGTCGTCTACGCATATAACGCCCGTCTAGCTGCAACTATCAAAAGTCAGGCTTTGCTGGCTGCCGCCAAGGACAATCGATCGGATGCGTTCGTCAGCATTGGAGCCGCCGTCGGTATTTTCGGAGCCGTGCTCGGCTGGCCTTGGCTCGATGCGGTTGCCGCGGTCGTCGTCGCGATGCTGATTATGAAAACGGCTTGGGATATTTTCTGGTCGGCAACCCATGACTTGACCGATGGCTTCGATGTCCAGCAACTGAAGACGCTGAGGGGAGTCGTCGAGT
Encoded proteins:
- a CDS encoding cation diffusion facilitator family transporter, producing the protein MDIYGDIKKGEKGAWVSIGAYLVLSGLKLAAGWAFSSEALLADGFNNVTDIVASVAVLIGLKISRRPPDANHPYGHLRAETIAALLASFIMATVGLQVGQAAVRNLWNGHYSEPDLAAGWIAIAAAAAMFVVYAYNARLAATIKSQALLAAAKDNRSDAFVSIGAAVGIFGAVLGWPWLDAVAAVVVAMLIMKTAWDIFWSATHDLTDGFDVQQLKTLRGVVECTEGVRGIKDIRARLHGSTVLVDVIVTVDPRLSLIQSHGISDSVEQRLRRKHDILNVQVHVEPEEGTP